In Flavivirga abyssicola, the following are encoded in one genomic region:
- a CDS encoding NADP-dependent malic enzyme: protein MSEESKRREALIYHAKPKPGKIAVVPTKKYASQRDLSLAYSPGVAEPCLEIEKNKDNVYRYTAKGNLVAVISNGTAVLGLGNIGPEASKPVMEGKGLLFKIFADIDVFDIEVGTENVDEFIQTVKMIAPTFGGINLEDIKAPQAFEIERRLKEELDIPVMHDDQHGTAIISAAALINAVELAEKKIEEVKIVISGAGAAAISCSRLYQACGAKRENMVMLDSKGVIRDDRENLTEEKAEFATHRKIDTLDEAMKDADVFIGLSMANIVSPDMLLAMAKNPIVFAMANPDPEIKYDIAVATRKDIIMATGRSDHPNQVNNVLGFPFIFRGALDVRATKINEAMKMAAVKALAKLAKEPVPEQVNIAYGETRLTFGKNYIIPKPFDPRLVAEVPPAVAKAAMESGVAKHPIADWEKYKDSLLERLGSDNKLVRLLLNRAKLNPKRVVFAEADQLDVLKAAQIVHEEGIAHPILLGRKETIETLKAEIEFDADIPIIDPKTEEENPRKNKYAKVYWEQRKRRGVTYYSAQRLMRERNYFAAMMVNEGDADALISGYSRNYPTVVKPMLELIGMVHGVTRIATTNLMMTKRGPLFLSDTSININPNAKDLAKITQMTAKVIKMFGLDPVLAMVSYSNFGSSENEMASKIREAVSYLHRHFPDMNVDGELQTDFALNDEMLREKFPFSKLVGKKVNALVFPNLDSANITYKLLKELHEADSIGPIMMGMKKPVHILQLGASVDEIVNMTAIAVIDAQHKEKWELENAGRK, encoded by the coding sequence ATGAGTGAAGAAAGCAAACGAAGAGAGGCCCTTATATATCACGCAAAACCAAAACCAGGTAAGATAGCAGTAGTTCCAACTAAAAAATACGCAAGCCAAAGAGATTTGTCTTTAGCCTATTCACCAGGTGTAGCAGAACCTTGTTTAGAGATTGAAAAAAACAAAGACAACGTTTATAGATATACAGCAAAAGGAAATCTAGTAGCCGTAATTTCTAATGGAACGGCTGTTTTAGGCTTAGGGAATATTGGTCCAGAAGCATCAAAGCCAGTGATGGAAGGAAAAGGTCTTCTGTTTAAGATTTTTGCAGATATTGATGTGTTCGATATTGAAGTAGGAACCGAAAATGTTGATGAATTTATTCAAACTGTAAAAATGATAGCACCTACTTTTGGTGGGATCAATTTAGAAGATATTAAAGCACCGCAAGCTTTTGAAATAGAAAGGCGACTTAAAGAAGAGCTAGATATTCCTGTGATGCATGATGATCAACACGGTACAGCTATTATTTCTGCTGCTGCGTTGATAAATGCTGTGGAATTAGCAGAAAAAAAGATAGAAGAGGTTAAAATAGTAATAAGTGGCGCTGGTGCTGCAGCTATTTCTTGTTCTCGTTTGTACCAAGCCTGTGGTGCAAAACGAGAAAATATGGTCATGTTGGACAGTAAAGGTGTTATAAGAGACGATAGAGAAAACCTTACCGAAGAAAAAGCAGAATTTGCTACACATAGAAAAATAGACACCTTGGATGAAGCCATGAAAGATGCCGATGTGTTTATCGGGCTTTCAATGGCAAATATTGTATCTCCAGACATGTTGTTAGCTATGGCAAAAAACCCAATTGTTTTTGCTATGGCCAATCCAGACCCAGAAATAAAATACGACATCGCTGTTGCTACTCGTAAAGATATCATTATGGCTACAGGCCGTAGCGACCATCCTAACCAGGTAAATAATGTGTTAGGGTTTCCATTTATATTCAGGGGAGCATTAGATGTTCGTGCTACAAAAATAAACGAAGCTATGAAGATGGCTGCCGTTAAAGCATTAGCAAAATTGGCAAAAGAACCCGTTCCCGAGCAAGTTAATATAGCTTACGGAGAAACCAGACTTACATTTGGAAAAAATTATATTATACCAAAACCTTTTGATCCTAGACTGGTTGCCGAAGTACCACCAGCAGTAGCTAAAGCAGCTATGGAAAGTGGTGTAGCTAAACACCCTATTGCTGATTGGGAAAAATATAAAGATTCATTGTTAGAGCGATTAGGTTCTGATAATAAGTTGGTTAGGTTACTCTTGAATAGAGCTAAACTGAACCCAAAACGTGTGGTATTTGCTGAAGCAGATCAATTGGACGTTTTAAAAGCAGCTCAAATAGTACACGAAGAAGGCATAGCACATCCTATTCTATTAGGTAGAAAAGAAACCATAGAAACGCTTAAAGCAGAAATTGAGTTTGATGCAGATATTCCTATTATAGATCCAAAAACGGAAGAAGAGAACCCCCGTAAAAATAAGTATGCTAAAGTATATTGGGAGCAGCGTAAACGTAGAGGTGTAACCTATTATTCAGCACAGCGTTTAATGAGAGAGCGTAATTATTTTGCTGCCATGATGGTTAATGAAGGTGATGCTGATGCTCTTATTTCGGGATATTCCCGTAATTATCCTACAGTAGTAAAACCCATGTTAGAACTTATTGGTATGGTGCATGGCGTGACACGTATTGCAACCACCAATTTAATGATGACAAAAAGAGGTCCCTTATTTTTAAGTGACACCTCTATAAATATTAATCCTAATGCCAAAGACTTAGCTAAGATTACTCAAATGACAGCTAAGGTTATTAAGATGTTTGGTTTAGATCCAGTACTAGCAATGGTATCGTATTCAAATTTCGGATCATCAGAAAATGAAATGGCATCCAAGATTAGAGAAGCTGTGTCGTATTTGCATCGTCATTTTCCAGATATGAATGTAGATGGTGAATTGCAAACAGATTTTGCTTTGAATGATGAGATGCTTCGGGAAAAATTCCCATTTTCAAAATTGGTTGGGAAAAAAGTAAATGCATTAGTTTTTCCAAACCTTGATTCTGCAAATATTACTTATAAATTATTAAAAGAATTGCACGAAGCTGATTCTATTGGCCCTATTATGATGGGTATGAAAAAGCCCGTGCACATTCTGCAATTAGGTGCTAGTGTTGATGAAATTGTAAACATGACTGCTATTGCGGTCATAGATGCTCAACATAAAGAAAAATGGGAGTTAGAAAATGCTGGTAGGAAGTAA
- the ruvA gene encoding Holliday junction branch migration protein RuvA — translation MITHIQGKLTEKNPTHVVIECNGVGYMLNISLHTFSQIPDHENLKLFTHLQVKEDSHTLYGFSSLAEREIFRLLISVSGIGASTARTMLSSLTPKQVREGIASNDVALIQSIKGIGAKTAQRVIIDLKDKILKIYDIDEVSVSQGNTNKEEALSALEVLGFVKKQAERVVDKIIIAEPDANVETIIKLALKNL, via the coding sequence ATGATAACTCATATTCAAGGGAAACTTACTGAAAAAAATCCAACACATGTTGTTATAGAATGTAATGGAGTAGGCTATATGCTAAATATTTCATTACATACGTTCTCTCAAATTCCAGACCATGAGAATTTAAAACTATTTACACACCTTCAAGTTAAAGAAGATTCGCATACACTTTATGGTTTTTCATCTTTGGCAGAAAGAGAGATTTTTAGATTGCTAATATCTGTAAGTGGTATTGGAGCAAGTACAGCACGTACCATGTTGTCATCTTTAACACCAAAACAAGTAAGAGAGGGGATTGCCTCAAATGATGTTGCTTTAATTCAATCCATAAAAGGAATTGGAGCAAAAACAGCGCAACGTGTCATTATAGATTTAAAAGATAAAATCTTAAAGATTTATGATATTGATGAAGTTTCCGTTTCTCAAGGCAATACCAATAAAGAAGAAGCGTTATCTGCTTTAGAAGTACTTGGCTTTGTAAAGAAACAGGCGGAACGGGTTGTGGATAAGATTATAATTGCAGAGCCAGATGCTAATGTAGAAACCATTATCAAACTAGCTTTAAAAAATTTATAG
- the sov gene encoding T9SS outer membrane translocon Sov/SprA produces the protein MNRTNLKFYKSVKSHHIKCSRSTFLILALLCSVIAWSQQPVQQDSVKTGFSLGRLKTPNPNSVESKYTYDSFTNRYIYTEKIGEFDINFPIILTPEEYYAFVAKENLKAYYKEKIDAFDGKKGGAKDERKNLLPEFYVKSGLFETIFGGNTIEVIPQGSVEMDLGILFSKQDNPSFSPRNRSNFTFDFDQRISLSLLGKVGTRLQVTANYDTQSTFDFQNLIKLEYAPTEDDIIQKIEVGNVSMPLNSSLITGAQSLFGVKAQLQFGKTTVTGVFSEQKSQANTVVAQGGGTVEEFDLFIRDYDENRHFFLAQYFRGKYDQALINYPFINNGGLQITRLEVWVTNRSNRTENVRNIVALQDLGESVATQIGAPALNILRPEAVPNNPNNGLDPTNIGGTTTGSQITEAIRDIATAQAGITVPGTTEGFDYAKLENARKLINIQEYTLNSELGYISLNQRLNNDEVLAVAFQYTLGGEVYQVGEFANDGVDATDVTENSSGQVTQVVNSNLILKLLKSSVTSVEQPVWDLMMKNIYDTGAFNLSQDDFKLNIFYNEASPLNFIKPVEGTTFPPFDNHTPIDPNDDKDIIETPLLRLFNLDKLNFNNDPQSNGDGFFDFIPGITVLPQNGKIIFTKVEPFGRYLFDVLDDDGNPNNNDFDYDQETYTNPNQEKYVYDILYKQTKTAALEEIEKNKFRLKGRYKSTGGDGIPLGAFNVPRGSVRVTAGGRVLVEGVDYTVNYQLGRVQILDEALKASNTPIEVSTENNAVFGQQTRRFTGINVEHKFNENFVLGATLLNLNERPITQKANFGSEPINNTIFGFNGNYSTKVPFLTRLANKLPNIDTDAESNLSVRGEFAYLAPGAPKGTDFNGEATSYVDDFEGSQNAIDLKSQQSWFLSSRPFDINGNNQEDPEDGPGIQNGYGRALLNWYSIDPIFYSSQRPSDISDDDLSSLYTSRVFINELFPDRDLVQGQNTVLFTLDLAYYPEERGPYNFESSAETGILNNPQNSWGGITRQLTSTDFEQQNVEYIEFWLQDPFQENPTNQGGKLVFNLGNISEDIVKDGRKLYENGLPQDGNISLLQPTTWGTVVPQNQSLIYAFDTTGEERTNQDVGYDGYSDSDEAPVIDGDPLLTSIFDPFRGLDDPSNDNYTYFLNTEGNIFERYKKYNGVEGNTPETFTDTDRAANTQPDVEDINRDNTMNTIDSYFEYELEITPATLNLDTNPFIVDFKNSEPRRFPNGETTSGDSGSNPNPKWYLFRIPVDVPLERFDDNTTPENIPYKRVGGITDFRSIRFTRMYLKEFSEPTVFRFGTLDLVRSDWRRYKQTLDEDTNNNDDDTEFSLGIIGTIENGDDGTYVSPPGVEPEELFNNNTVVRQNEQSLVVNVCDLESEDSRGAFKNISMDMRQYKRLRMFIHAQDDGSDGFPEGEGGRGRLVGFIRMGNDLTENYYQIEIPLLKSQRNSTDPNEVWPNENEINLPLDILGKIKAQAISDGPLPNNDPRFYDVVNDEIVEVNNQFAGYVTDQHRVAIKGNPNFGDIRTLMVGVKNTDASNICTQVWFNELRLSDLDNEGGWAAVLSVDTNIADFANISATGRKSTAGFGGLEQGPSQRSLEDVQQYDVVTNINVGQLLPKKWGVQVPFNYAQSEELITPKYDQFYKDLTLDSRLDAADTKEDRDRIKEQSEDYTRRQSINFIGVRKVRTSDATPRFYDVENLTLNYSYNKVEHRDFEIENSVNKTVRIGANYAFNFNPIEIEPFKKSDSLFRGKYWKILKDFNVNLLPTSFTVNTDVNRQFNRQKFREVDLTGGNIGIEELFRRNYTFDFQYTINYNLTKSLQLNFTAANNNIVRNYFKDNIINGEQDPTLDVWDGLLDFGDPNRQSQNLGVTYQLPINKIPTFSFLNATYQYTGDFQWQKGSDLYGDITLPDDPNTTYDLGNTISNSSVHNINSTLDMKKLYKYIGLVKRPIKRVRSRSASNGGAPPGPDGKKKAPPKVKNQSVTKLLNAGIDILTSIKRIQVNYSENNGTFLPGYLQTPGFVGTLKPTTAFTFGSQSDVRHLAARRGWLTVFPEFNQQYTATNTKQLDISASLEPVKSLKIDIVGSRSYLENYTENFKVTENGDTYEYESLTPNTFGNFNISTVLLKTAFSKSDETTSEAFNDFKANRLIIARRLAARNGVNMNLPSNFEDDDLNGYPKGYGKTSQAVLLPAFLAAYSGQDASSVKLGAFRDMPIPNWDLKYSGFMKFKWFKKNFKRFSLTHGYRSTYTINQFQSNLDFEAIDPTLDYDNQALNTKDQSGNYKNERLLSNINLAEMFSPLVRLDFEMKNSVKILAEVRKDRLLSLSFDNNLMTEVQGNEYIIGLGYRIKDLKIRSKLAGPRKRVVSDLNMKADISVRDNKTIIRYLDLENNQVTSGQTIWGVKYSADYAFSKNLTALFYFDYSFSEYAISTAFPQTTIRSGFTLRYNFGN, from the coding sequence TTGAATAGAACTAATCTCAAATTTTATAAATCAGTTAAAAGTCATCATATTAAGTGCAGTCGAAGTACTTTTTTAATTTTAGCTCTATTATGCTCAGTAATAGCGTGGTCTCAGCAGCCTGTTCAACAAGATTCAGTAAAAACTGGTTTTAGTTTAGGGCGCTTAAAAACACCAAATCCAAACAGTGTAGAATCTAAATACACTTACGATTCTTTTACCAACAGATATATCTATACCGAAAAAATAGGAGAATTTGATATTAACTTTCCAATTATATTAACACCAGAAGAATACTATGCTTTTGTCGCTAAAGAAAATTTAAAAGCCTACTATAAAGAAAAAATTGATGCTTTTGATGGAAAAAAAGGAGGTGCTAAAGATGAACGAAAAAATCTTTTACCAGAATTTTATGTAAAATCAGGTCTTTTTGAAACTATTTTTGGAGGGAATACTATAGAGGTTATTCCACAGGGGTCTGTAGAAATGGATTTAGGGATTTTGTTTTCAAAGCAAGACAACCCATCCTTTTCACCTAGAAACAGGAGCAATTTCACATTCGATTTTGACCAACGAATTAGTCTAAGCTTATTAGGAAAAGTTGGTACGCGATTGCAAGTAACAGCAAATTATGATACGCAATCAACTTTCGATTTTCAAAATCTTATTAAGTTGGAATATGCACCAACAGAAGACGATATTATTCAGAAAATTGAAGTCGGTAATGTGAGCATGCCTTTAAACAGCTCATTAATTACAGGAGCACAGAGTTTATTTGGTGTAAAAGCACAATTGCAATTTGGTAAAACCACCGTTACAGGTGTGTTTTCCGAACAAAAATCACAAGCTAATACTGTAGTTGCCCAAGGGGGCGGAACTGTTGAGGAGTTTGATTTATTCATTAGAGATTACGATGAAAATAGGCACTTCTTTTTAGCACAATATTTTAGAGGTAAATACGATCAAGCTTTAATTAATTATCCTTTTATAAATAATGGAGGACTACAAATTACAAGACTTGAGGTTTGGGTGACTAATAGAAGTAACAGAACAGAGAATGTTAGAAATATTGTAGCACTTCAGGATTTAGGAGAGTCGGTTGCCACTCAAATAGGGGCACCTGCTCTTAATATTCTTAGACCAGAAGCTGTACCAAATAACCCTAATAATGGGTTAGATCCAACTAATATTGGAGGAACAACAACAGGGTCTCAGATAACAGAGGCTATTAGAGATATTGCTACGGCACAGGCAGGAATAACAGTACCGGGAACAACAGAAGGATTTGATTATGCAAAACTAGAAAACGCCAGAAAATTAATAAATATTCAGGAATATACTTTAAATTCAGAATTAGGATATATATCATTAAATCAGCGTTTAAATAATGATGAGGTTTTAGCCGTTGCATTTCAATATACCTTAGGAGGAGAAGTATATCAGGTAGGAGAATTTGCCAATGATGGTGTAGATGCCACCGATGTCACTGAAAACTCTTCCGGTCAGGTAACACAGGTTGTGAATTCTAATTTAATATTAAAACTATTAAAGAGTAGTGTTACCAGTGTAGAACAGCCTGTTTGGGATTTAATGATGAAGAACATCTATGATACAGGTGCTTTTAATTTAAGCCAGGATGATTTTAAACTTAATATATTTTATAACGAAGCCTCTCCATTAAACTTTATCAAGCCTGTTGAAGGGACGACGTTTCCCCCATTTGATAATCACACACCAATCGATCCGAATGACGATAAAGACATTATAGAAACACCATTATTGAGATTATTTAACTTAGATAAATTAAACTTTAATAATGACCCTCAGAGCAATGGGGATGGCTTTTTTGATTTTATACCAGGAATTACCGTATTACCGCAAAATGGAAAAATAATTTTCACTAAAGTAGAGCCATTCGGAAGGTATTTATTTGATGTATTAGATGATGATGGAAATCCCAATAATAATGATTTTGATTATGATCAGGAAACCTATACTAACCCTAATCAGGAAAAGTACGTTTATGATATTCTGTACAAACAAACAAAAACAGCTGCTTTAGAGGAGATTGAGAAAAATAAATTCAGACTAAAAGGACGTTATAAATCTACAGGAGGAGATGGTATTCCTTTAGGTGCTTTTAATGTTCCAAGAGGATCTGTTAGAGTAACGGCTGGAGGACGTGTTTTAGTGGAAGGAGTCGATTATACTGTAAATTATCAGTTAGGGCGCGTTCAGATTTTGGATGAGGCTTTAAAAGCATCCAATACACCTATTGAAGTTTCAACCGAAAACAATGCCGTTTTTGGTCAGCAAACGAGACGTTTTACAGGGATAAACGTCGAACATAAATTTAATGAGAATTTTGTATTAGGAGCAACACTCTTAAACCTCAATGAAAGGCCTATTACCCAAAAGGCAAATTTTGGGTCAGAACCAATAAATAATACCATCTTTGGATTCAATGGGAATTATTCAACAAAAGTACCTTTTTTAACAAGGTTAGCTAATAAGTTACCCAATATTGATACAGATGCAGAATCAAACTTATCAGTAAGAGGTGAGTTTGCATATTTAGCACCGGGAGCTCCAAAAGGCACTGATTTTAATGGAGAAGCCACGTCTTATGTTGATGATTTTGAAGGTTCGCAAAATGCTATCGACTTAAAGTCTCAGCAATCATGGTTTTTATCCAGTAGACCATTTGATATAAACGGAAATAATCAAGAAGACCCAGAAGATGGACCAGGTATTCAAAATGGTTATGGTAGAGCTTTATTAAACTGGTATAGCATAGATCCCATATTTTATAGTAGTCAGCGTCCTTCTGATATATCGGATGATGACCTCTCTAGCCTATATACCAGTCGCGTATTTATAAACGAGCTATTTCCAGATAGAGATTTGGTACAGGGGCAAAACACAGTCCTTTTCACTCTAGATTTGGCGTATTATCCAGAAGAAAGAGGACCATATAATTTTGAGTCTTCAGCAGAAACGGGTATTTTAAATAATCCTCAAAATAGTTGGGGTGGAATTACCCGGCAATTAACATCTACAGATTTTGAGCAACAAAATGTTGAGTATATTGAATTCTGGCTACAGGATCCTTTTCAGGAAAACCCAACAAACCAAGGTGGGAAATTAGTGTTCAACCTTGGAAATATTTCAGAAGATATTGTTAAGGATGGTAGAAAACTATATGAAAATGGATTACCTCAAGATGGTAACATCAGTTTGTTACAGCCCACAACATGGGGAACCGTGGTGCCACAAAATCAATCATTAATCTATGCCTTTGATACTACTGGTGAAGAACGAACAAATCAAGATGTGGGATATGATGGTTATAGCGATAGTGATGAAGCTCCGGTTATTGATGGAGATCCTTTATTAACTTCGATATTCGATCCATTTAGAGGGTTGGATGATCCATCAAATGATAATTATACTTATTTTTTAAATACAGAAGGGAATATCTTCGAGCGTTATAAAAAATACAATGGTGTTGAAGGGAATACTCCGGAGACATTTACAGATACAGATAGGGCAGCCAATACACAGCCTGATGTAGAAGATATTAATCGTGATAATACGATGAACACGATTGATAGTTATTTTGAATATGAATTGGAAATAACGCCAGCCACCTTAAATTTAGATACAAACCCATTTATCGTTGATTTTAAAAATTCAGAACCAAGGAGATTCCCTAATGGAGAAACTACTTCTGGTGATAGCGGCTCAAACCCTAACCCTAAATGGTATCTTTTTAGAATTCCAGTTGATGTACCCTTGGAAAGGTTTGATGATAATACGACACCTGAGAACATCCCTTATAAACGTGTTGGAGGTATTACTGATTTTAGATCCATTCGTTTTACTAGAATGTATTTAAAAGAATTTAGTGAACCTACAGTATTTCGTTTTGGTACTTTAGATTTAGTTAGAAGTGATTGGAGACGTTACAAGCAGACGTTAGATGAAGATACTAATAATAATGATGATGATACGGAATTTTCATTGGGTATTATAGGTACTATTGAAAATGGAGATGATGGAACATATGTGAGTCCTCCCGGAGTTGAACCAGAAGAATTATTTAATAATAATACCGTAGTACGTCAAAACGAACAATCGCTAGTTGTAAATGTTTGCGATTTGGAATCAGAAGATTCTCGTGGTGCATTTAAAAATATCAGTATGGATATGCGTCAATATAAACGTTTAAGGATGTTTATACATGCTCAGGATGATGGTAGTGATGGTTTCCCGGAAGGAGAAGGAGGAAGAGGACGGTTAGTTGGTTTCATTAGAATGGGTAATGATCTTACAGAGAATTATTATCAAATTGAAATTCCTTTATTGAAATCTCAAAGAAATTCAACAGACCCCAATGAGGTTTGGCCCAATGAAAATGAAATTAATTTGCCATTAGATATTTTAGGAAAAATAAAAGCCCAGGCAATATCAGATGGACCATTACCAAATAATGACCCAAGATTTTATGATGTTGTTAATGATGAAATAGTTGAAGTAAATAACCAATTTGCAGGCTATGTAACAGATCAGCATCGTGTAGCAATAAAAGGGAATCCGAATTTCGGGGATATTAGAACACTTATGGTGGGAGTTAAAAATACAGATGCTTCTAACATTTGTACCCAGGTTTGGTTTAACGAACTCCGTTTATCAGATTTAGATAACGAAGGCGGATGGGCGGCCGTATTAAGTGTAGATACTAATATTGCAGATTTTGCAAATATAAGTGCAACAGGAAGAAAAAGTACTGCTGGTTTTGGAGGGCTTGAACAAGGACCAAGTCAGCGTAGCTTAGAAGATGTACAGCAATACGATGTGGTTACAAATATTAATGTTGGACAATTGTTGCCAAAAAAGTGGGGTGTTCAGGTGCCTTTTAACTATGCTCAAAGTGAAGAGCTTATAACACCTAAGTACGATCAGTTTTACAAAGATTTAACTCTGGATTCTAGGTTAGATGCTGCAGATACTAAAGAAGACAGAGATAGGATTAAAGAGCAATCTGAAGACTATACCAGAAGACAAAGCATTAATTTTATTGGAGTGAGGAAAGTTAGAACATCAGATGCGACACCGCGCTTTTACGATGTAGAGAATTTAACTTTAAATTATTCATATAATAAAGTAGAGCATAGAGATTTTGAGATTGAAAACTCTGTAAACAAAACAGTGAGAATAGGTGCTAACTATGCATTTAATTTTAATCCAATTGAAATAGAGCCCTTTAAGAAAAGTGATTCGTTGTTTAGAGGTAAATACTGGAAAATTTTAAAAGACTTTAATGTCAACTTATTGCCAACAAGCTTCACGGTTAACACAGATGTTAATAGGCAGTTTAATAGACAAAAGTTTAGAGAAGTTGATCTCACAGGAGGTAACATTGGTATAGAGGAATTATTTAGAAGAAACTATACATTCGATTTTCAATACACCATTAATTATAATCTAACAAAATCGCTACAATTAAACTTTACGGCAGCCAATAATAATATAGTACGTAATTATTTTAAAGATAATATTATTAATGGAGAACAGGATCCAACATTAGATGTTTGGGATGGCCTCTTGGATTTTGGGGATCCAAACAGACAAAGTCAAAATTTAGGAGTCACCTACCAGTTGCCAATTAATAAAATACCAACATTTAGTTTTCTTAATGCAACTTATCAATACACAGGCGATTTTCAATGGCAAAAAGGATCAGATTTATATGGTGATATCACATTGCCAGATGACCCTAATACCACATATGATTTAGGAAATACTATTTCAAATTCAAGTGTTCATAATATTAATTCAACTTTAGATATGAAAAAGTTGTATAAATATATTGGATTGGTAAAAAGACCTATAAAAAGAGTGCGATCCAGATCTGCTTCAAATGGTGGCGCGCCACCAGGACCAGATGGAAAGAAAAAAGCACCGCCAAAAGTGAAAAATCAATCAGTTACAAAACTATTAAATGCTGGTATAGATATTTTAACAAGTATAAAAAGAATTCAAGTTAATTATTCAGAAAATAACGGAACATTTTTACCAGGATATTTACAAACACCAGGCTTCGTAGGAACTTTAAAACCAACAACAGCATTTACATTTGGTAGTCAAAGTGACGTGAGGCATCTTGCAGCAAGAAGAGGTTGGTTAACCGTTTTTCCTGAATTTAATCAACAGTATACAGCGACAAATACAAAACAACTTGATATATCTGCCAGTTTAGAGCCTGTAAAAAGTTTAAAAATTGACATTGTAGGAAGTCGTAGCTACCTTGAAAATTATACCGAAAACTTTAAAGTTACTGAAAATGGAGATACTTATGAATATGAGTCGCTAACCCCGAATACCTTTGGTAATTTTAATATATCAACTGTTTTATTAAAAACAGCGTTTAGTAAAAGCGACGAAACTACTTCTGAAGCTTTTAATGATTTTAAGGCAAACAGACTTATAATAGCTAGGAGATTAGCTGCGAGAAATGGAGTTAATATGAATCTCCCATCTAATTTTGAAGATGATGATTTAAATGGTTATCCAAAAGGCTATGGAAAAACCAGTCAAGCAGTATTGTTGCCCGCTTTTTTAGCAGCCTATTCTGGTCAAGATGCCAGTAGTGTAAAACTAGGAGCATTTAGGGATATGCCTATCCCTAATTGGGATTTAAAGTATTCTGGTTTTATGAAATTTAAATGGTTTAAAAAGAATTTTAAACGTTTTTCATTGACACATGGGTACCGTTCAACATATACAATAAACCAATTTCAATCTAATTTAGATTTTGAGGCTATAGATCCAACTTTAGATTACGATAATCAGGCACTTAATACTAAAGATCAATCAGGTAATTATAAAAATGAACGTTTGTTAAGTAACATTAACTTAGCAGAGATGTTTAGTCCTTTGGTTAGGCTTGATTTTGAAATGAAGAACTCCGTTAAAATCTTAGCAGAAGTTAGAAAAGACAGATTGTTATCACTAAGTTTTGATAATAATTTAATGACCGAGGTGCAAGGGAATGAGTATATTATAGGTTTAGGGTATAGAATTAAAGATTTAAAAATACGCTCTAAATTAGCAGGACCAAGAAAGCGTGTGGTAAGTGATTTAAATATGAAGGCGGATATCTCTGTTAGAGATAATAAAACGATTATTAGATATTTGGATCTGGAGAATAATCAAGTAACATCCGGACAAACAATTTGGGGTGTAAAATATTCTGCAGATTATGCGTTTAGTAAAAACTTAACAGCGCTCTTTTATTTTGATTACTCGTTTTCAGAATATGCTATCTCTACAGCATTTCCACAAACCACTATCCGTTCTGGTTTTACTCTCAGGTATAATTTTGGGAATTAA
- the gcvH gene encoding glycine cleavage system protein GcvH gives MNIPSELKYTKDHEWIKIEGDVATIGITDFAQSELGDIVYVEVETVDETLDAEEIFGTVEAVKTVSDLFLPLSGEIIEFNESLEDEPEKVNSDPYGNGWMIKLKCSDLSQVEGLMSDDDYKALIGA, from the coding sequence ATGAATATTCCATCAGAATTAAAATACACCAAAGATCACGAATGGATCAAAATCGAAGGTGATGTTGCAACTATAGGTATTACAGACTTTGCACAAAGTGAATTAGGAGATATTGTATATGTAGAAGTAGAGACTGTTGATGAAACATTGGATGCAGAAGAAATTTTTGGAACAGTTGAAGCAGTTAAAACGGTATCAGACTTGTTTTTACCTTTATCTGGTGAAATTATAGAATTTAATGAGTCTTTAGAAGATGAACCAGAAAAAGTAAATAGTGACCCTTACGGTAATGGTTGGATGATAAAATTAAAATGTTCAGATCTTTCCCAAGTAGAAGGACTTATGTCTGATGATGATTACAAAGCATTGATAGGTGCTTAA
- a CDS encoding VanZ family protein, giving the protein MLKKLTPIITIIYSLALITVSLIKLNNVPDIGISFGDKVFHFFAYFVLTILWFYTFLYSFKLKSKKAIVFAVVLSVFFGIIIEVLQESITVSRSLDVYDAVANTLGALLASVVMWFKSNLSVKNA; this is encoded by the coding sequence GTGCTTAAAAAGCTAACACCTATAATAACCATAATATATTCGTTGGCTTTAATTACAGTTAGTTTAATTAAGCTTAATAACGTTCCAGATATAGGTATTTCTTTTGGAGACAAAGTGTTTCACTTTTTTGCCTATTTTGTTTTAACCATTTTATGGTTTTATACGTTTTTGTATTCATTTAAACTTAAAAGTAAAAAGGCCATAGTTTTTGCTGTTGTCCTTTCTGTTTTTTTCGGTATAATTATTGAGGTATTACAGGAAAGTATTACAGTTTCAAGAAGCTTGGATGTTTACGATGCTGTAGCAAATACCCTTGGTGCTTTATTGGCGTCAGTTGTAATGTGGTTTAAAAGTAATTTGAGCGTTAAAAACGCATAA